A portion of the Candidatus Sulfotelmatobacter sp. genome contains these proteins:
- a CDS encoding AAA family ATPase translates to MTPENPFTPLPTPESILETLGFTEALRRLGENLGAREPFLLITGEPGMGKTTLAQLAIARWGSRAAVARLAMPLHTGVELLEEILHRLGAEFPESASRPKLAARLELLLGETVVRQQVAVIVVDDAHHLSSELLEELRLLVSAAQQAGCRIEVLLLGPPALEERLEQPALAPLRQRVSVRAHLAPLSAGEARRYIRHRLAAAGLDGAKIFPRKTCAEIAAQSCGVPREINALAAEALRVARAAGSAAVEPSHVREALATLSGALPKGDAEDAAEIAETVAEALVVVKSEPRKTAAAAAPPSAVFAVPPPAPAAPGAPAPAAPAVTPTPAPPVAKAAAARVEVPVAKASATPVSAPVAKASATPADPPVARPAPAATVPPPGDPSRVRDSVPGDEEFSKPTPAPPANYTPS, encoded by the coding sequence GTGACGCCCGAAAACCCATTTACTCCGCTCCCCACGCCGGAATCGATTCTCGAAACCCTCGGTTTCACCGAGGCGTTGCGGCGCCTTGGCGAGAATCTCGGCGCCCGCGAACCGTTCCTGCTCATCACCGGCGAACCCGGCATGGGCAAGACCACGCTCGCTCAGCTCGCCATCGCGCGTTGGGGCTCGCGCGCCGCCGTCGCGCGGCTGGCGATGCCGCTCCACACCGGCGTCGAGCTGCTCGAAGAGATCCTGCACCGCCTGGGCGCCGAGTTCCCGGAGAGCGCCAGCCGGCCGAAGCTAGCGGCACGGCTCGAACTCCTGCTGGGTGAAACCGTGGTTCGGCAGCAGGTGGCCGTGATCGTGGTGGACGACGCGCATCACCTCTCGTCCGAGCTGCTGGAGGAGCTGCGCCTGCTGGTGAGCGCCGCCCAGCAGGCCGGCTGCAGGATCGAGGTGCTGCTGCTCGGGCCGCCCGCGCTGGAAGAGCGGCTCGAGCAGCCGGCGCTCGCCCCGCTGCGCCAGCGTGTGTCGGTGCGCGCGCATCTCGCGCCACTGTCGGCGGGAGAAGCGCGTCGCTACATCCGCCATCGGTTGGCGGCCGCGGGCCTCGATGGGGCGAAGATCTTCCCGCGCAAGACCTGCGCCGAAATCGCGGCGCAATCGTGCGGAGTACCGCGCGAGATCAACGCCCTCGCCGCCGAGGCGCTCCGCGTCGCGCGCGCCGCCGGCTCGGCCGCGGTCGAGCCGAGCCACGTGCGCGAGGCGCTCGCCACGCTGTCGGGCGCCCTGCCGAAGGGCGACGCCGAGGACGCGGCCGAGATCGCCGAAACCGTGGCCGAGGCGCTGGTGGTGGTGAAGAGCGAGCCGCGCAAGACCGCGGCCGCTGCGGCCCCGCCGAGCGCGGTGTTCGCGGTGCCGCCGCCCGCGCCGGCGGCTCCCGGCGCACCCGCTCCCGCCGCGCCGGCGGTGACGCCGACACCGGCGCCGCCGGTCGCGAAGGCTGCTGCGGCGCGGGTGGAGGTTCCGGTCGCGAAGGCTTCTGCAACGCCGGTGTCGGCTCCGGTCGCGAAGGCTTCTGCAACGCCGGCGGATCCCCCGGTCGCCAGGCCGGCTCCTGCGGCCACCGTGCCTCCGCCCGGTGATCCCTCGCGGGTGCGCGACAGCGTTCCCGGCGATGAGGAGTTCTCGAAACCCACGCCCGCGCCGCCCGCCAACTACACGCCGAGCGA